The following are encoded together in the Brassica napus cultivar Da-Ae chromosome A9, Da-Ae, whole genome shotgun sequence genome:
- the BNAANNG22460D gene encoding uncharacterized protein BNAANNG22460D yields the protein MENKKKANHGDGWHDCVLPVHSQVVKIKKEFEKVHQPQMLRVLRYITGPQRSHSPLGLGQRDRRPITVGKLITKKEQWI from the coding sequence ATGGAGAACAAGAAGAAGGCCAATCATGGAGATGGCTGGCATGATTGTGTCCTTCCTGTACATAGCCAAGTAGTGAAgatcaagaaagagtttgagaagGTTCATCAGCCGCAGATGCTGAGGGTGCTTCGCTATATCACAGGTCCACAGCGTTCCCATTCTCCTCTCGGGTTAGGGCAGAGAGACCGCAGACCTATCACCGTTGGAAAATTGATAACAAAGAAAGAGCAATGGATATAG